A section of the Phaseolus vulgaris cultivar G19833 chromosome 8, P. vulgaris v2.0, whole genome shotgun sequence genome encodes:
- the LOC137825515 gene encoding multiple C2 domain and transmembrane region protein 5-like, with the protein MDNLKLGVEVVNAHDLVPKDGQGSSSTFVELHFDGQRFRTETKYKDLSPVWNESFYFTITDPSKLPSLTLDACIFHYNKSNASKILLGKVRLTGTSFVTYSDAALLHYPLEKKSIFSRSKGEIGLKVFVTDDPSIRASNPLPAVQSFVDIVQDVTQDQTPPPVSFTNSIPKNVSRKKTESRHTFHNIAKSSKEQKQQSKPAADAKPSVTFGIHEMKSSQAPPKVVQAFAGAQEYGVKEISPTLGGGKVVGGRVLRGSKPATSSSYDLVESMKYLFVRVVKARDLPSMDLTGSLDPYVEVKIGNFKGTTNHFEKNQNPEWNKVFAFAEENQQSSILEVSVKDKDRISDDFVGSVWFDMHEIPKRIPPDSPLAPQWYRIEKKNGEKRGELMLAVWRGTQADEAFQDAWHSDAVVTPDGSTISNYSQIRSKVYMSPKLWYVRVKVEQAQDLVSSDKSKLPDVSVKVQIGIQISKTKIIRGVNPQWNHDALFVVAEPFEESLVFTVEDRVGGKDETIGNVVLPISKIDKRVDDRPIRGDWFLLEKSMSHAMEEQGKMKEKEKDKDKFFSRIHVVAFLDGGYHVLDESTYYSSDLRPSTRQLWKKPIGVLELGILNADVLLPPKSRDGRGTSDTYCVAKYGHKWVRTRTVVNNLNPKFHEQYTWEVYDTATVLTLGVFDNAQIHNSSNSNNDSRIGKVRIRISTLETDRVYTHSYPLLSLQNSGLKKNGDVYLAIRFSCNSMVNMIGLYFKPHLPKMHYTKPLSIVDQERLRVQAVRIVAARLGRAEPPLRKEVVEYMSDTNSHLWSMRRSKANFNRLRDVFSFLFAVGSWFGEIAKWKNSFVTVLVHILYTMFVCLPELILPTIFLYMFVIGMWKWRFRARYPPHMDPKLSCADITSSEEFDEEMDSFPTTKSSDIVRWRYDRLRSLAGRVQSVVGQIATQGERVHALLNWRDPRATAIFMVVCLITAIVLYVTPLKLLFIVSGLYLMRHPKLRGKTPAPLVNFFRRLPALTDTML; encoded by the coding sequence ATGGACAACCTCAAGCTAGGAGTAGAAGTTGTGAATGCTCATGACCTTGTTCCCAAAGATGGGCAAGGTTCATCTAGCACTTTTGTGGAACTTCACTTTGATGGCCAGAGATTTCGGACAGAAACTAAATATAAAGATCTGAGTCCTGTGTGGAATGAAAGCTTTTACTTCACAATTACTGATCCAAGCAAGTTACCAAGCCTCACTCTTGATGCCTGTATCTTCCACTACAACAAAAGCAATGCCTCCAAAATACTACTTGGGAAGGTCAGGCTCACTGGAACCTCATTTGTTACGTATTCAGATGCTGCTCTTTTGCACTACCCTCTGGAAAAGAAAAGCATTTTTTCCCGCTCCAAAGGAGAGATTGGTTTGAAGGTTTTTGTTACAGATGATCCTTCTATAAGAGCGTCAAACCCTCTTCCTGCTGTGCAATCCTTTGTCGATATAGTCCAAGATGTAACACAAGATCAAACACCACCTCCAGTATCATTTACAAACTCAATCCCCAAGAACGTGTCTAGAAAGAAAACTGAGTCAAGGCACACTTTTCATAACATAGCAAAATCAAGTAAGGAACAAAAACAGCAGTCAAAGCCTGCAGCAGATGCCAAGCCAAGTGTGACCTTTGGGATTCATGAGATGAAATCCTCACAGGCTCCTCCAAAAGTTGTTCAAGCATTTGCAGGTGCACAAGAGTATGGAGTGAAAGAAATAAGCCCTACTCTTGGAGGGGGCAAAGTTGTTGGTGGAAGGGTCCTTCGCGGGAGCAAGCCAGCCACATCCAGCAGCTATGACCTTGTTGAATCTATGAAATACCTTTTTGTAAGAGTTGTAAAAGCCCGTGACCTTCCTTCAATGGATCTCACAGGTAGCCTTGACCCTTATGTAGAGGTCAAGATTGGAAATTTTAAAGGAACTACCAATCACTTTGAAAAAAACCAAAACCCTGAATGGAACAAGGTGTTTGCCTTTGCCGAGGAGAATCAGCAATCCTCTATTCTAGAAGTTTCAGTCAAAGACAAGGATCGGATATCAGATGATTTTGTGGGAAGCGTGTGGTTTGACATGCATGAAATTCCTAAACGTATTCCACCTGATAGTCCATTGGCTCCCCAGTGGTATAGGATTGAAAAAAAGAATGGAGAAAAGAGAGGGGAGTTGATGCTGGCTGTTTGGAGAGGCACACAAGCTGATGAAGCTTTTCAAGATGCTTGGCATTCTGATGCAGTAGTCACCCCTGATGGAAGCACTATATCAAACTACTCTCAGATTCGATCAAAAGTTTACATGTCCCCAAAATTATGGTATGTACGCGTCAAAGTGGAACAGGCACAGGACTTAGTTTCATCTGACAAGTCTAAACTTCCAGATGTCAGTGTTAAGGTACAAATTGGAATCCAGATTTCCAAGACAAAGATAATTAGGGGCGTGAACCCGCAGTGGAATCATGATGCGTTGTTTGTTGTTGCTGAACCTTTTGAAGAGTCTTTGGTCTTTACAGTTGAAGATCGCGTCGGTGGCAAGGATGAGACTATAGGCAATGTTGTTCTTCCGATAAGCAAAATTGATAAGCGCGTTGATGATAGGCCTATCCGTGGTGATTGGTTTCTTCTTGAAAAATCCATGTCACATGCTATGGAGGAGCAAGGGAAAATGAAGGAGAAAGAGAAGGATAAGGACAAGTTCTTCAGCAGAATCCATGTCGTTGCCTTTCTTGATGGTGGATACCATGTGCTAGACGAGTCAACTTATTACAGTAGTGATCTGAGGCCATCCACAAGGCAGCTTTGGAAGAAGCCAATTGGAGTCTTGGAACTTGGTATTTTGAATGCTGATGTGTTGTTACCACCCAAAAGTAGGGATGGAAGGGGAACATCAGATACATACTGTGTGGCAAAGTATGGCCATAAATGGGTGCGCACTAGAACCGTTGTTAACAATCTAAACCCAAAGTTCCATGAGCAGTACACTTGGGAAGTTTATGATACAGCAACAGTTCTCACCTTGGGGGTATTTGACAATGCTCAGATTCACAATTCTTCAAATAGTAACAACGATTCTAGGATTGGGAAGGTTCGGATAAGGATCTCAACACTAGAAACTGACCGCGTTTACACTCACTCATATCCACTATTATCGCTGCAAAACTCTGGTCTCAAGAAGAACGGTGATGTGTACTTGGCCATACGTTTCTCATGCAACTCAATGGTTAACATGATTGGTTTATATTTCAAACCCCATTTGCCAAAAATGCACTACACAAAGCCCCTTAGCATTGTTGACCAGGAAAGACTGAGAGTCCAGGCTGTGCGCATTGTGGCAGCTAGACTAGGCAGGGCAGAACCCCCTCTTAGAAAGGAAGTGGTTGAGTACATGTCAGACACAAACTCTCACCTGTGGAGCATGCGGCGGAGCAAGGCCAACTTCAACCGTCTGAGGGACGTGTTTTCCTTCCTATTTGCAGTTGGAAGTTGGTTTGGAGAAATAGCCAAATGGAAGAACTCTTTTGTGACAGTGCTGGTGCACATTCTGTACACAATGTTTGTGTGTCTCCCAGAACTCATTCTACCGACAATATTCCTCTACATGTTTGTGATAGGGATGTGGAAGTGGAGGTTCCGTGCAAGATACCCTCCTCACATGGATCCTAAGCTCTCATGTGCTGATATAACAAGTTCTGAGGAGTTTGATGAGGAGATGGACTCTTTTCCAACCACAAAGAGTTCAGATATAGTTCGTTGGAGATATGACAGGTTGAGAAGTTTAGCAGGGAGGGTTCAAAGTGTTGTTGGACAGATAGCAACTCAAGGAGAAAGAGTCCATGCTCTTCTGAATTGGAGGGATCCACGTGCCACTGCCATATTCATGGTGGTGTGCCTTATCACTGCCATAGTGTTGTATGTCACACCACTAAAGTTGTTGTTCATTGTATCTGGACTTTACCTAATGAGGCACCCTAAGCTTAGGGGCAAGACACCAGCACCACTAGTCAATTTCTTCCGCAGGTTGCCTGCTCTCACAGATACCATGCTGTAG
- the LOC137827205 gene encoding DEAD-box ATP-dependent RNA helicase 8-like: protein MNNRDRERYPPGMGLGRGLNSNPGFQPRPHQQHQYVQRHMVQHHHPQQYQQNHHHQQQHQQHHQQHQHQQQQQQQQQQQWLRRNQLGGGTDTNVVEEVEKTVQSEAVDPSSQDWKARLNIPAPDTRYKTEDVTATKGNEFEDYFLKRELLMGIYEKGFERPSPIQEESIPIALTGSDILARAKNGTGKTAAFCIPALEKIDQDNNVIQVVILVPTRELALQTSQVCKELGKHLKIQVMVTTGGTSLKDDIMRLYQPVHLLVGTPGRILDLAKKGVCIMKDCSMLVMDEADKLLSPEFQPSIEQLIQFLPGTRQILMFSATFPVTVKDFKDRYLRKPYVINLMDELTLKGITQYYAFVEERQKVHCLNTLFSKLQINQSIIFCNSVNRVELLAKKITELGYSCFYIHAKMLQDHRNRVFHDFRNGACRNLVCTDLFTRGIDIQAVNVVINFDFPKNSETYLHRVGRSGRFGHLGLAVNLITYEDRFNLYRIEQELGTEIKQIPPHIDQAIYCR from the exons ATGAACAATAGAGATAGAGAAAGGTACCCACCTGGGATGGGGTTAGGAAGAGGGTTGAACTCGAACCCTGGGTTTCAACCGAGGCCACATCAGCAACATCAATATGTGCAGAGGCACATGGTGCAGCACCATCATCCGCAGCAGTATCAACAGAACCACCACCATCAGCAACAACATCAACAGCATCATCAGCAGCATCAGCATCAGCAGCaacagcaacaacaacaacagcAACAGTGGTTGAGAAGGAACCAGTTAGGTGGTGGGACCGACACCAACGTTGTCGAGGAGGTTGAGAAGACTGTACAGTCTGAAGCCGTTGACCCAAG TTCACAAGATTGGAAGGCAAGACTAAATATCCCTGCACCTGATACACGCTACAAAACAGAG GATGTGACAGCAACTAAAGGCAATGAATTTGAGGATTACTTTTTGAAGCGTGAGCTGCTTATGGGAATATACGAGAAGGGTTTTGAAAGGCCATCTCCTATCCAAGAGGAAAGCATTCCGATTGCTCTTACTGGTAGTGACATTCTTGCTAGGGCTAAAAATGGAACAGGCAAAACAGCTGCATTTTGTATTCCTGCATTGGAAAAAATTGACCAGGATAATAATGTTATTCAAG TTGTAATATTGGTCCCAACTCGAGAGCTGGCTTTGCAAACATCCCAAGTGTGTAAAGAGCTTGGAAAACATTTGAAAATTCAAGTTATGGTTACAACAGGTGGTACCAGCCTAAAAGATGATATTATGCGTTTATATCAACCAGTTCATCTGCTAGTTGGAACTCCAGGAAGAATATTAGATCTTGCAAAGAAGGGTGTTTGCATTATGAAAGATTGCTCTATGCTTGTTATGGATGAG GCTGATAAGCTTCTCTCCCCAGAGTTCCAACCTTCAATAGAACAGCTGATTCAATTTCTTCCTGGAACCCGTCAAATTCTGATGTTTTCTGCTACATTTCCTGTTACTGTTAAGGATTTCAAAGATAGATATCTACGTAAGCCGTATGTTATTAACCTTATGGATGAGCTAACTCTGAAAGGTATTACACAATATTATGCATTTGTGGAAGAGAGGCAGAAAGTCCACTGCCTAAATACTCTTTTCTCTAAG CTGCAAATAAACCAGTCAATCATTTTCTGCAATTCCGTGAATCGGGTTGAACTTCTTGCCAAGAAAATCACTGAACTTGGGTATTCGTGTTTCTATATTCATGCAAAGATGTTGCAAGACCACCGTAATAGAGTATTTCATGACTTCCGCAATGGTGCCTGCAGAAATCTTGTTTGTACTG ATCTTTTCACAAGGGGAATAGACATCCAGGCAGTCaatgttgttattaattttgattttccGAAGAACTCGGAAACCTACCTACATAGG GTTGGTCGTTCAGGGAGGTTTGGGCACCTAGGTTTAGCGGTGAACTTGATCACCTATGAGGATCGCTTCAATTT ATATAGAATTGAACAAGAACTTGGCACTGAAATAAAACAAATTCCGCCACACATTGATCAAGCAATTTATTGCCGGTGA
- the LOC137823607 gene encoding uncharacterized protein, with protein MPKGIEKLTNLQVLKGFEISTPKKTPCRILDLVNLKKLKGLSVHIGTEAVIKDMEFLGLEDFFELECLKISWSVSDSRYDNFQAILPPRLRKLHLECFPGKSFLGRFLPGERKGLLSSLELNISGGKVENMEVDFKWWKVDILRLKYLKRLNVNIDDLKSFFPELKYVEIKQISNHSYIEHEWNS; from the coding sequence ATGCCAAAGGGGATCGAGAAGCTCACTAATCTCCAAGTACTAAAGGGATTTGAAATAAGCACTCCTAAAAAGACTCCTTGCAGAATATTAGATCTTGTAAATTTGAAAAAACTAAAGGGACTAAGCGTACATATAGGAACTGAGGCCGTGATCAAGGATATGGAGTTTCTAGGTTTGGAAGATTTTTTTGAACTTGAGTGTCTGAAGATATCTTGGAGTGTGTCTGACTCAAGGTATGACAATTTTCAGGCCATTTTGCCACCACGTTTGAGAAAGTTGCATCTTGAATGTTTTCCTGGAAAGAGTTTTCTAGGACGATTTTTGCCTGGCGAGAGGAAAGGTTTGTTGTCATCATTGGAGCTAAATATAAGTGGAGGAAAAGTGGAAAATATGGAAGTAGATTTTAAATGGTGGAAGGTGGACATACTGCGTCTGAAGTACCTTAAGCGATTGAATGTCAACATAGACGATTTGAAATCATTCTTTCCTGAGCTGAAATATGtagaaattaaacaaatttCAAATCATTCATACATTGAGCATGAATGGAACTCCTAA